One window from the genome of Rhodocyclaceae bacterium encodes:
- a CDS encoding shikimate kinase: MEVNEPCTDLPQSVDAACEDACAQAPCVIEGSVFLVGMMGAGKTSVGRLLAQRLGKRFIDTDQEIEARCGVTIPVIFEIEGEAGFRQRERQVIDELTMLPDIVLATGGGAVLSGESRSRLHERGLVIYLKASAAEIWHRTRRDRSRPLLATSDPQQRIVDLLAAREPLYVETAHVTIESTHESVKSMVTRLVDRLNDRLRGEADTAASLETCVPAASATESR; the protein is encoded by the coding sequence ATGGAAGTCAACGAACCCTGCACCGACCTGCCGCAATCCGTCGACGCTGCGTGCGAAGACGCCTGCGCGCAGGCGCCGTGCGTGATCGAAGGCAGCGTTTTCCTGGTCGGCATGATGGGCGCGGGCAAGACCTCGGTCGGCCGGTTACTGGCCCAGCGACTGGGCAAGCGGTTCATCGACACCGACCAGGAGATCGAGGCGCGCTGCGGGGTCACCATCCCGGTCATCTTCGAGATCGAGGGCGAGGCAGGTTTCCGGCAGCGTGAACGCCAGGTGATCGACGAACTCACGATGCTTCCGGACATCGTCCTCGCGACCGGCGGTGGCGCCGTCCTGTCCGGAGAAAGCCGCAGCCGGTTGCATGAGCGCGGACTGGTCATCTACCTCAAGGCGTCCGCAGCCGAGATCTGGCATCGAACACGGCGCGACCGCAGCAGACCGCTGCTTGCGACCAGCGATCCCCAGCAGCGGATCGTCGACCTGCTGGCGGCACGCGAACCCCTCTACGTCGAGACCGCCCACGTGACGATCGAAAGCACGCACGAGAGCGTGAAGTCGATGGTCACGCGGCTGGTCGACCGGCTCAACGATCGGCTCAGGGGGGAGGCGGATACGGCCGCCAGCCTTGAAACCTGTGTCCCGGCCGCATCCGCCACGGAGTCACGATGA
- a CDS encoding type 4a pilus biogenesis protein PilO produces the protein MTLNELRRLDPQNIGSWPIAVQLVTLLLLLLLVIFLGYWFDWRNQLSEISTLRERESTLRTTFIEKKRQAVNLPAYQKQLEDIEQAFGALLRQLPNRSEMDALLTDINQAGLGRGLQFELFRPATQETMSEFYAELPISIRVTGNYHEIGAFASDLARLPRIVTLNDISVASSREGALTMDAVAKTFRYLDEEELAKQRKAAQAAAAKK, from the coding sequence ATGACACTCAACGAACTCAGACGCCTAGACCCGCAGAACATCGGGTCGTGGCCGATCGCGGTGCAGTTGGTGACCCTGCTGCTGCTGCTGTTGCTGGTGATCTTCCTCGGCTACTGGTTCGACTGGCGGAACCAGCTCTCCGAGATCAGCACACTGCGCGAGCGCGAGTCGACGCTGCGCACGACCTTCATCGAGAAGAAGCGGCAAGCAGTCAACCTGCCCGCGTACCAGAAGCAGCTTGAGGACATCGAACAGGCGTTCGGTGCCCTGCTGCGCCAACTGCCCAACCGCTCGGAAATGGACGCGCTGCTCACCGACATCAACCAGGCCGGCCTGGGTCGCGGACTGCAGTTCGAACTGTTCCGGCCGGCCACGCAGGAAACCATGTCCGAGTTCTATGCCGAGCTGCCGATCAGCATCCGGGTGACAGGCAACTACCACGAGATCGGTGCATTCGCGAGCGACCTCGCGCGGCTGCCGCGCATCGTGACACTTAACGATATCTCGGTGGCAAGTAGCCGCGAAGGTGCCCTGACGATGGACGCGGTCGCCAAGACCTTCCGTTATCTGGACGAAGAAGAACTCGCGAAACAACGCAAGGCAGCGCAAGCCGCCGCCGCGAAGAAATAA
- a CDS encoding type IV pilus secretin PilQ — MLVSVLALVVAGSALAQNAPAAQAGNAIQSVTAAIAQGGNVLVRITLKEAPSAAPAGFQISNPSRLSFDFPNTANGTGRNSQDIGQGDLRSVNLVQVGNRTRLVLNMTRTVPHEARVEGNTIIVALQGAGGIAAGVAPAPTRFAEDTGGGRQHRILNIDFRRTSEGAGNVVIDLADNNTGIDVRQQGRNIVVEFQRTQMPQHLQRRLDVTDFSTPVQFINAQQAGDMVRLEIQPRGQWEQSAYQADNRFILEVKPVIEDATRLGSGQRRYTGDKLSLNFQNVEVRAVLQVLADFTGLNIITSDTVSGNLTLRLKDVPWDQAMDIILQAKGLDLRKTGNVMWIAPRDELATRDKLEAESRQQLAELEQVRTETFQLNYARAEAFQKILTDPQQRVLSRRGSAVIDPRTNTLFIQDTPSKLDEMRRLVRQIDVPVRQVMIEARVVEAADTFSRNLGARLGVFDRQPGHALGNSSQRLTFGGNLESTGFLTSQIATPIPTLTQSLGVNLPAQTIGGARPGAFSVVVFNDSLSRFLNLEVQALQAEGRGRIVSSPRVITADQIEATIEQGTEIPFQQATASGATAVSFKKATLSLKVRPQITPDGNVIMTLNVNNDSVGQNTQSGPAINTRQISTQVLVENGGTVVIGGIYTQDSRQTVNKVPVLGDIPFVGFLFRDRTIVDDKRELLIFVTPRVLNDRLSSR; from the coding sequence ATGCTTGTCTCGGTTCTGGCCCTGGTCGTTGCCGGCTCCGCGCTCGCGCAGAACGCACCTGCAGCGCAAGCAGGCAATGCCATCCAGTCGGTCACCGCGGCGATCGCTCAGGGCGGCAACGTGCTGGTACGCATCACGCTGAAGGAAGCGCCGAGCGCCGCGCCGGCCGGATTCCAGATCTCCAACCCGTCGCGCCTGTCGTTCGACTTCCCGAACACTGCGAACGGCACTGGCAGGAACTCCCAGGACATCGGCCAGGGCGACCTGCGCAGCGTGAACCTGGTGCAGGTCGGCAACCGCACGCGTCTTGTGCTCAACATGACTCGTACGGTCCCGCACGAAGCGCGTGTCGAGGGCAACACGATCATCGTCGCATTGCAGGGCGCAGGCGGTATCGCCGCTGGCGTCGCACCCGCGCCGACGCGCTTCGCGGAAGACACGGGCGGCGGCCGGCAGCACCGCATCCTGAACATCGATTTCCGGCGCACCAGCGAAGGCGCCGGTAATGTCGTGATCGACCTCGCCGACAACAACACCGGCATCGACGTCAGGCAGCAGGGCCGCAACATCGTCGTCGAGTTCCAGCGCACGCAGATGCCGCAGCACCTGCAGCGGCGTCTGGACGTCACCGACTTCTCGACGCCGGTGCAGTTCATCAACGCGCAACAGGCTGGCGACATGGTCCGACTGGAGATCCAGCCGCGCGGCCAGTGGGAGCAGTCCGCATACCAGGCCGACAACCGCTTCATCCTCGAGGTGAAGCCGGTGATCGAGGACGCGACCCGGCTCGGTAGCGGTCAGCGCCGCTACACCGGGGACAAGCTGTCGCTGAACTTCCAGAACGTCGAAGTGCGTGCCGTTCTCCAGGTACTGGCCGACTTCACCGGCCTGAACATCATCACGAGCGACACGGTCAGCGGAAACCTCACGCTTCGTTTGAAGGACGTCCCCTGGGACCAGGCGATGGACATCATCCTCCAGGCGAAAGGCCTGGACCTGCGCAAGACCGGCAACGTGATGTGGATCGCGCCCCGCGATGAACTCGCGACACGCGACAAGCTCGAGGCAGAGTCACGGCAGCAGCTGGCCGAACTGGAACAGGTGCGCACCGAGACCTTCCAGCTCAACTACGCACGCGCCGAGGCGTTCCAGAAGATCCTCACGGATCCTCAGCAGCGCGTGCTGTCGCGACGCGGAAGCGCGGTCATCGATCCACGCACCAACACCCTGTTCATCCAGGACACCCCGAGCAAGCTCGACGAGATGCGCCGCCTGGTGCGGCAGATCGACGTGCCGGTGCGGCAGGTGATGATCGAGGCACGCGTAGTCGAGGCAGCAGACACGTTCTCCCGCAACCTCGGCGCACGGCTCGGCGTGTTCGACCGGCAGCCTGGCCACGCATTGGGCAACTCTTCACAGCGGCTGACCTTCGGCGGCAACCTGGAGAGCACTGGCTTCCTGACGAGCCAGATCGCCACGCCGATCCCGACCCTGACACAGAGTCTCGGCGTGAACCTGCCGGCCCAGACGATCGGCGGTGCCCGGCCAGGTGCGTTCTCGGTGGTCGTATTCAACGACAGCCTGTCGCGTTTCCTGAACCTGGAAGTGCAGGCACTGCAGGCCGAGGGGCGTGGCCGCATCGTGTCCAGCCCGCGCGTGATCACCGCCGACCAGATCGAAGCGACGATCGAGCAGGGCACGGAGATCCCGTTCCAGCAGGCCACCGCCAGCGGTGCGACTGCAGTGTCGTTCAAGAAGGCGACGCTGTCGCTGAAGGTACGGCCGCAGATCACCCCCGATGGCAACGTGATCATGACGCTCAACGTGAACAACGACAGCGTCGGACAGAACACCCAGTCCGGCCCGGCCATCAACACGCGCCAGATCAGCACGCAGGTGCTGGTCGAGAACGGCGGCACGGTGGTGATCGGCGGCATCTACACGCAGGACTCCCGGCAGACGGTCAACAAGGTTCCGGTGCTCGGCGACATTCCGTTCGTCGGTTTCCTGTTCCGCGACCGTACGATCGTCGACGACAAGCGCGAACTGCTGATCTTCGTCACCCCACGCGTGTTGAACGACCGGCTCTCCTCGCGTTAG
- the aroB gene encoding 3-dehydroquinate synthase, with the protein METVEVCLADRSYPIIIGRGVSTDSALIGTHLKPGRAALVTSEVVGALYLAPVCAALAAAGVEAVPIVLPDGEQNKNWQVLNTVFDHLIAHRCDRRTPVIALGGGVIGDLAGFAAATWQRGVPFVQIPTTLLAQVDSSVGGKTAINHPQGKNMIGAFHQPGLVLADTALLDTLPDRELSAGLAEVIKYGLIRDTVFLDWLEPNLPGLLARDPAALAHAVRRSCEHKAEVVAADEREAGLRETLNLGHTFGHAIETGVGYGQWLHGEAVAAGTVLAADMSARLGWLSESDVGRVRRLFSLAQLPIEAPTMPAARWLDLMGHDKKVRGGRIRLVLLHGLGNALTTGDYDPAALEATLAGAAAHG; encoded by the coding sequence ATCGAAACCGTCGAAGTATGTCTCGCCGATCGCAGCTATCCGATCATCATCGGCCGCGGCGTGTCGACTGACAGCGCGCTGATCGGCACCCACCTGAAGCCCGGCCGGGCGGCGCTGGTCACCAGCGAGGTGGTCGGAGCGCTCTACCTCGCACCGGTCTGCGCCGCGCTCGCCGCTGCCGGCGTCGAGGCCGTGCCGATCGTGCTGCCCGACGGTGAGCAAAACAAGAACTGGCAGGTGCTCAACACCGTGTTCGACCACCTCATCGCACACCGCTGTGATCGCCGCACGCCGGTGATCGCTCTTGGCGGCGGGGTGATCGGAGACTTGGCCGGCTTCGCGGCCGCGACCTGGCAGCGCGGCGTACCGTTCGTGCAGATCCCGACCACCCTGCTGGCCCAGGTCGATTCGTCGGTCGGCGGCAAGACCGCGATCAACCACCCGCAGGGCAAGAACATGATCGGCGCGTTCCACCAGCCCGGGCTGGTGCTGGCCGATACCGCGCTGCTCGACACCCTGCCCGACCGCGAACTGTCCGCAGGGCTAGCGGAGGTGATCAAGTACGGACTGATTCGCGATACCGTCTTCCTCGACTGGCTCGAGCCGAACCTGCCTGGGCTGCTGGCGCGCGACCCCGCAGCGCTCGCGCATGCGGTGCGTCGCTCCTGCGAGCACAAGGCCGAGGTGGTCGCGGCCGACGAGCGCGAGGCCGGCCTGCGCGAAACGCTGAATCTGGGCCATACCTTTGGCCATGCGATCGAAACCGGTGTCGGATATGGCCAATGGCTGCATGGCGAAGCCGTCGCGGCCGGCACGGTGCTGGCCGCAGACATGTCCGCGCGCCTGGGCTGGCTGTCGGAGTCCGACGTTGGGCGGGTCAGGCGCCTGTTCTCGCTGGCGCAACTGCCGATCGAGGCGCCGACGATGCCGGCCGCCCGCTGGCTCGACCTGATGGGACACGACAAGAAGGTCCGCGGCGGGCGCATCCGGCTGGTGCTGCTGCACGGACTGGGCAACGCCTTGACGACTGGCGACTATGACCCGGCGGCGCTCGAGGCGACGCTCGCAGGAGCCGCCGCCCATGGCTGA
- a CDS encoding deoxyguanosinetriphosphate triphosphohydrolase — MAETGLAPYAASSGRSRGRVHAEPPPAGRDEFQRDRDRIIHSTAFRRLEYKTQVFVNHEGDLFRTRLTHSLEVAQIARSIARNLGLNEALTEAISLAHDLGHTPFGHAGQDALNACMREHGGFEHNLQSLRVVDLLEERYADFDGLNLTFETREGILKHCSRRNAEQLGPIGERFLRGEQPSLEAQLANVADELAYNNHDVDDGLRSGLITLAQLEGVSIFARHVAQVRERHPGLDGRRLIHETIRRMINTLVIDLTTESCRLIALHAPDSIDAVRALPPLIGFSPAVAAEQMELKQFLRHALYRHYRVVRMSGKSQRILTELFSAFIGDHRLLPPQDQARAGVDAARAIADYIAGMTDRYAMREHRRLFSVDEH, encoded by the coding sequence ATGGCTGAGACGGGCCTGGCACCGTATGCGGCATCGAGCGGCCGGTCACGCGGACGGGTACACGCTGAACCGCCGCCCGCCGGGCGCGACGAGTTCCAGCGCGACCGTGACCGGATCATCCATTCGACCGCGTTCCGCCGCCTCGAATACAAGACCCAGGTCTTCGTCAACCATGAGGGCGACCTGTTCCGTACACGCCTGACGCACAGCCTCGAGGTGGCGCAGATCGCGCGCTCGATCGCGCGCAACCTCGGGTTGAACGAGGCACTCACCGAGGCGATTTCGCTCGCGCACGACCTCGGGCATACGCCCTTCGGCCACGCCGGACAGGACGCGCTGAACGCGTGCATGCGCGAGCACGGCGGCTTCGAGCACAACCTCCAGTCGTTGCGGGTGGTCGACCTGCTCGAGGAGCGGTACGCCGACTTCGACGGACTGAACCTCACCTTCGAGACCCGCGAAGGCATCCTCAAGCACTGTTCACGCCGCAATGCCGAGCAGCTTGGTCCGATCGGCGAACGCTTCCTGCGCGGCGAACAGCCGTCGCTGGAAGCGCAACTGGCCAACGTCGCCGACGAGCTTGCCTACAACAACCACGACGTGGACGATGGCCTGCGCTCCGGGCTGATAACCCTCGCGCAACTCGAAGGGGTGAGCATCTTCGCTCGCCATGTGGCCCAGGTGCGCGAGCGCCATCCAGGGCTCGACGGCCGGCGGCTGATCCACGAGACGATCCGCCGGATGATCAACACGCTGGTCATCGACCTCACCACCGAAAGCTGCCGGCTGATCGCGCTGCACGCGCCGGATTCGATCGACGCGGTGCGCGCCCTGCCGCCGCTGATCGGCTTCAGCCCGGCGGTCGCGGCGGAGCAGATGGAACTCAAGCAGTTCCTGCGCCACGCTCTGTACCGGCACTATCGGGTGGTGCGGATGAGCGGCAAGTCGCAGCGCATCCTGACCGAACTGTTCTCGGCCTTCATCGGCGACCACCGGCTGCTGCCGCCGCAGGACCAGGCCAGGGCCGGAGTCGACGCAGCCAGAGCGATCGCAGACTATATTGCAGGCATGACAGACCGCTACGCGATGCGCGAACACCGCCGCCTTTTCAGCGTCGACGAACACTGA
- a CDS encoding glutamate synthase subunit alpha yields the protein MSDHSQIPQAQRSGSSDDALFQGQTQPLSRPGLPEAQGLYDPAREHDACGVGFVAHIKGKKSHSIVEQGLLILKNLTHRGAVGADPKASDGAGVLIQIPDAFFREEMARQGIELPAPGEYGVGFCFLPREPASRYACEREIERAIWAEGQVLLGWRDVPVDSSFLGESVKPIEPMIRQVFIGRGAGVTVTDALERKLYIIRKSSGHAIQALQLAHGKEFYVPSMSARTIVYKGMLLAESLADYFVDLKDPRVTSALALAHQRFSTNTFPTWDLAHPFRMIAHNGEINTLRGNVNWIRARQAAISSPVLGDDLEKIWPLIYDGQSDSASFDNALELLVMGGYSLAHAMMMLIPEAWEGHTLMDAGRRAFYEYHAAMMEPWDGPAAVAFTDGRQIGATLDRNGLRPARYIVTSDDLVVMASETGVLPIPEEKIVKKWRLQPGKMFLIDTEAGRIIDDAELKYTLSSAKPYREWIDRIRIKLDDLEAGDSAPQEPRETLLDRQQAFGYTQEDLKFLMQPMAVVGEEAVGSMGNDSPLSVLSNRPKPLYHYFKQLFAQVTNPPIDPIREQLVMSLVSFIGPKPNLLGIDETNPPIRLEVSQPVLDFEQMTLIRGIAAATENKFRSYELDICYPIAWGKEAIEARLASLAAEAEDAVVSGYNILIVSDRKVDRDQVAIPALLATSAIHQHLVGKGLRTSAGLVVETGSARETHHFALLAGYGAEAVHPWLALESVMAIGAASGTSAKVAVKNYVKAIGKGLMKVMSKMGISTYMSYTGAQIFEAVGLAQPLVQKYFRGTASNVSGIGLFEVADEAIRMHRAAFGNDPVLANALDAGGEYAFRVRGEEHMWTPDAIAKLQHAARASSYSTFKEYAQIINDQSRRLMTLRGLFDFRFDSRKPVPIEEVEPAKEIVKRFSTGAMSLGSISTEAHATLAIAMNRIGGKSNTGEGGEDRRRYQAVNEGDTLASRLGADRVAIDLPLQAGDSLRSKIKQVASGRFGVTAEYLSSADQIQIKMAQGAKPGEGGQLPGHKVSEYIAELRFSVPGVGLISPPPHHDIYSIEDLAQLIHDLKNANPRASISVKLVSELGVGTVAAGVAKAKADHVTIAGHDGGTGASPWSSIKHAGTPWELGLAETQQTLVLNDLRGRIAVQVDGQMKTGRDVVIGAMLGADEFGFATAPLVAEGCIMMRKCHLNTCPVGVATQDPELRKKFQGKPEHVINFFFYIAEEIRELMAQLGVRHFSELIGRADLLDMKKGIEHWKAKGLDFSRIFHQPAVAESIARCQRETQDHGIDGALDHRLIELALPALERREKVTIEMPIRNGNRTAGTMLSGEVARRYGHEGLDDDTIHIRFAGSAGQSLGAFLARGVTINLIGEGNDYVGKGLSGGRIIVQPSSKFTGEPHENIIVGNTVLYGAIAGEGYFRGVAGERFAVRNSGADAVVEGVGDHGCEYMTGGTVLVLGKTGRNFGAGMSGGLAYVLDEDGQFAERCNLSMVALEPLLPESEQEAKLARGLWHRGQSDEAIVLGMLARHAQLSGSARAKAILADWASWRVRFVKVFPGEYRRALGEMAASGSRMAA from the coding sequence ATGAGTGATCACTCACAAATCCCGCAAGCACAGCGATCGGGCAGCTCCGACGACGCCCTGTTCCAAGGCCAGACGCAGCCGTTGTCCCGTCCGGGCCTCCCGGAAGCGCAGGGCCTGTACGATCCGGCGCGCGAGCACGATGCCTGCGGCGTCGGCTTCGTCGCGCACATCAAGGGAAAGAAGAGCCACTCGATCGTCGAGCAAGGCCTGCTGATCCTGAAGAACCTGACCCACCGCGGCGCGGTCGGAGCCGATCCGAAGGCGAGCGACGGCGCCGGCGTGCTGATTCAGATCCCGGATGCCTTCTTCCGCGAAGAGATGGCCAGGCAGGGTATCGAGCTGCCTGCACCCGGTGAGTACGGCGTCGGCTTCTGCTTCCTGCCGCGCGAACCGGCCAGCCGCTATGCCTGCGAGCGCGAGATCGAACGCGCGATCTGGGCCGAAGGCCAGGTGCTGCTGGGCTGGCGCGACGTGCCGGTCGACAGCTCCTTCCTGGGCGAGAGCGTGAAACCGATCGAGCCGATGATCCGCCAGGTGTTCATCGGCCGCGGCGCCGGCGTGACCGTCACCGATGCGCTCGAGCGCAAGCTGTACATCATCCGCAAGTCGTCCGGCCATGCGATCCAGGCACTGCAGCTCGCGCACGGCAAGGAGTTCTACGTGCCGTCGATGTCGGCGCGCACCATCGTCTACAAGGGCATGCTGCTGGCCGAAAGTCTGGCCGACTATTTCGTCGACCTGAAAGACCCGCGCGTCACCTCGGCGCTCGCCCTGGCGCACCAGCGGTTCTCCACCAACACCTTCCCGACCTGGGACCTCGCTCATCCGTTCCGGATGATCGCGCATAACGGCGAAATCAACACGCTGCGCGGCAACGTGAACTGGATCCGCGCACGCCAGGCGGCGATCAGCTCGCCGGTGCTCGGCGACGATCTCGAGAAGATCTGGCCGCTGATCTATGACGGACAGTCCGACTCGGCTTCGTTCGACAACGCGCTCGAACTGCTTGTGATGGGCGGCTATTCGCTCGCCCACGCGATGATGATGCTGATTCCCGAGGCCTGGGAAGGCCATACGCTGATGGACGCGGGTCGCCGGGCGTTCTACGAATATCACGCCGCAATGATGGAACCGTGGGACGGGCCGGCAGCGGTGGCGTTCACCGACGGCCGCCAGATCGGCGCAACGCTCGACCGCAACGGCCTGCGTCCGGCACGCTACATCGTCACCAGCGACGACCTGGTCGTGATGGCCTCCGAGACCGGCGTGCTGCCGATCCCGGAAGAGAAGATCGTCAAGAAGTGGCGCCTGCAGCCGGGCAAGATGTTCCTGATCGACACCGAGGCCGGCCGCATCATCGACGACGCCGAGCTCAAGTACACGCTGTCCTCGGCCAAGCCGTACCGCGAATGGATCGATCGCATCCGGATCAAGCTCGACGACCTCGAGGCCGGCGACAGCGCGCCCCAGGAACCCCGCGAGACGCTGCTCGACCGTCAGCAGGCCTTCGGCTACACCCAGGAAGACCTCAAGTTCCTGATGCAGCCGATGGCCGTGGTCGGCGAGGAAGCCGTCGGCTCGATGGGCAACGACTCCCCGCTGTCGGTGCTGTCGAACCGCCCGAAGCCGCTGTACCACTACTTCAAGCAGCTGTTCGCCCAGGTCACCAACCCACCGATCGACCCGATCCGCGAGCAGCTGGTGATGAGTCTGGTGTCGTTCATCGGCCCCAAGCCGAACCTGCTGGGTATCGACGAGACGAATCCGCCGATCCGGCTCGAAGTGAGCCAGCCGGTTCTCGACTTCGAACAGATGACCCTGATCCGCGGCATCGCGGCGGCGACCGAGAACAAGTTCCGTTCATATGAACTCGACATCTGCTACCCGATCGCCTGGGGCAAGGAAGCGATCGAGGCACGGCTCGCCAGCCTCGCGGCGGAAGCCGAGGATGCGGTCGTGTCGGGCTACAACATCCTGATCGTGTCGGATCGCAAGGTCGACCGCGACCAGGTCGCGATCCCGGCCCTGCTCGCCACCTCGGCGATCCACCAGCACCTGGTTGGCAAGGGCCTGCGTACCAGCGCGGGCCTGGTCGTCGAGACCGGCTCGGCACGCGAAACCCATCACTTCGCGCTGCTCGCCGGCTACGGCGCCGAGGCGGTGCACCCCTGGCTCGCGCTCGAAAGCGTGATGGCGATCGGCGCCGCCAGCGGCACCAGCGCGAAGGTCGCGGTCAAGAACTACGTGAAGGCGATCGGCAAGGGCCTGATGAAGGTCATGTCGAAGATGGGCATCTCGACCTACATGTCCTACACCGGCGCGCAGATCTTCGAGGCGGTCGGCCTTGCGCAGCCGCTGGTGCAGAAGTATTTCCGCGGCACCGCAAGCAATGTGTCGGGCATCGGCCTGTTCGAGGTGGCCGATGAAGCGATCCGCATGCACCGGGCGGCCTTCGGCAACGACCCGGTGCTCGCCAACGCCCTGGACGCCGGCGGCGAGTATGCCTTCCGCGTGCGCGGCGAAGAGCACATGTGGACGCCGGACGCGATCGCCAAGCTGCAGCATGCGGCACGGGCGTCGAGCTATTCGACGTTCAAGGAGTACGCGCAGATCATCAACGACCAGAGCCGGCGGCTGATGACGCTGCGCGGCCTGTTCGATTTCCGCTTCGACAGCCGCAAGCCGGTGCCGATCGAGGAAGTCGAGCCGGCGAAGGAAATCGTCAAGCGTTTCTCCACCGGTGCGATGTCGCTTGGCTCGATCTCGACCGAGGCACACGCCACGCTGGCGATCGCGATGAACCGCATCGGTGGCAAGTCGAACACCGGTGAGGGCGGCGAAGACCGCCGCCGCTACCAGGCAGTGAACGAAGGCGACACGCTGGCCAGCCGGCTGGGCGCCGACCGGGTCGCGATCGACCTGCCACTGCAGGCCGGCGACAGCCTGCGCTCGAAGATCAAGCAGGTCGCGTCCGGCCGCTTCGGCGTCACCGCCGAATACCTTTCATCGGCCGACCAGATCCAGATCAAGATGGCGCAGGGCGCGAAGCCCGGCGAAGGTGGCCAGCTGCCCGGGCACAAGGTGTCCGAGTACATCGCAGAGTTGCGCTTCTCGGTGCCCGGCGTCGGGTTGATCTCGCCGCCGCCGCACCACGACATCTATTCGATCGAAGACCTCGCGCAACTGATCCACGACCTGAAGAATGCCAACCCGCGCGCCTCGATCAGCGTCAAGCTGGTCTCCGAGCTGGGCGTGGGCACCGTTGCCGCCGGCGTGGCGAAGGCGAAGGCCGACCATGTGACCATCGCCGGCCATGACGGCGGCACCGGCGCGAGCCCGTGGTCGTCGATCAAGCACGCCGGCACGCCCTGGGAGCTGGGACTGGCCGAGACGCAGCAGACCCTCGTGCTGAACGACCTGCGCGGCCGCATCGCCGTGCAGGTCGACGGCCAGATGAAGACCGGCCGCGACGTGGTCATCGGCGCGATGCTCGGCGCCGACGAGTTCGGCTTCGCCACTGCACCGCTGGTGGCCGAAGGCTGCATCATGATGCGCAAGTGCCACCTGAACACCTGCCCGGTCGGCGTCGCCACCCAGGATCCGGAGCTGCGCAAGAAGTTCCAGGGCAAGCCGGAACACGTGATCAACTTCTTCTTCTACATCGCGGAGGAAATCCGCGAGCTGATGGCGCAGCTCGGCGTGCGCCATTTCAGCGAGCTGATCGGCCGCGCCGACCTGCTCGACATGAAGAAGGGCATCGAGCACTGGAAGGCCAAGGGCCTCGACTTTTCGCGCATCTTCCACCAACCGGCCGTCGCCGAATCGATCGCGCGCTGCCAGCGCGAAACACAGGACCACGGCATCGACGGTGCACTCGACCATCGCCTGATCGAACTGGCACTGCCTGCACTCGAGCGGCGCGAGAAGGTCACGATCGAGATGCCGATCCGCAACGGTAACCGTACCGCGGGTACGATGCTGTCGGGCGAGGTCGCGCGCCGCTACGGCCATGAAGGGCTGGACGACGATACGATCCACATCCGCTTCGCAGGGTCGGCCGGCCAGAGCCTGGGCGCATTCCTGGCCCGTGGCGTCACGATCAACCTGATCGGCGAAGGCAACGACTACGTCGGCAAGGGCCTGTCGGGCGGGCGCATCATCGTGCAGCCATCGTCGAAATTCACAGGCGAGCCGCACGAGAACATCATCGTCGGCAATACGGTGCTCTACGGGGCGATCGCTGGCGAGGGCTACTTCCGGGGCGTGGCTGGCGAGCGCTTCGCGGTGCGCAACTCGGGGGCCGACGCGGTGGTCGAAGGCGTCGGCGACCATGGCTGCGAGTACATGACCGGCGGTACGGTACTGGTGCTCGGCAAGACGGGCCGCAACTTCGGCGCCGGCATGAGCGGCGGGCTCGCCTACGTGCTCGACGAGGACGGTCAGTTCGCGGAACGCTGCAACCTGTCGATGGTCGCACTGGAGCCGCTGCTGCCGGAGTCGGAACAGGAAGCGAAACTCGCGCGTGGCCTCTGGCACCGCGGGCAGTCCGACGAGGCGATCGTCCTGGGAATGCTGGCCCGCCATGCGCAGCTCTCGGGCAGCGCACGCGCGAAGGCGATCCTCGCCGACTGGGCGAGCTGGCGTGTACGTTTCGTGAAGGTATTCCCGGGCGAGTATCGGCGAGCCCTGGGCGAGATGGCCGCCAGCGGCAGCCGGATGGCTGCTTAG
- a CDS encoding pilus assembly protein PilP: MNALHRFSRQLVPLALGLAMVGCGSEKFQDLKQFVTDADTVAGTRARIDPLPKVEVNQPFVYNPAELEDPFRPRKIEPTKGSKGALQPDLNRRREPLESFPLDNLKMVGSLQQGKTLFALIRTPDSNLFRVRVNNYMGQNFGLVIEVDEAGMKLKELIQDGAGEWTERITSLFMQDETETKK, encoded by the coding sequence ATGAACGCCCTGCACAGATTCAGCCGCCAATTGGTCCCGCTGGCACTCGGCCTCGCGATGGTCGGATGCGGCTCCGAAAAATTCCAGGACCTCAAGCAGTTCGTCACCGACGCCGATACGGTCGCCGGCACGCGCGCCCGTATCGACCCGCTGCCCAAGGTCGAGGTGAACCAGCCATTCGTCTACAACCCGGCCGAACTGGAAGATCCGTTTCGCCCGCGCAAGATCGAACCCACCAAAGGTTCAAAGGGGGCGCTGCAACCCGACCTGAACCGACGGCGCGAGCCGCTCGAGTCCTTCCCGCTCGACAACCTCAAGATGGTCGGCTCGCTGCAGCAGGGGAAGACGCTGTTCGCACTGATCCGCACGCCCGACAGCAACCTGTTCCGCGTGCGCGTGAACAACTACATGGGCCAGAATTTCGGCCTGGTCATCGAGGTGGATGAGGCTGGCATGAAGCTGAAAGAACTCATTCAGGACGGCGCCGGCGAGTGGACCGAACGGATCACTTCGCTGTTCATGCAAGACGAAACGGAGACAAAAAAATGA